The stretch of DNA CATTGACCGCTGATGCCCAGGGCCGTGTGGACTGGCGATGGATTCAAATTGGCACTACCTGTGTCTGCACACTCCTCAGCCGGACTGGCCGGGCctgagacttatacccaggaactggtcaggcagaaaaagaacagagctggatgctgagagacctcagggttggcccagctgctctacggaccccagttggggaactcatcaaatcatcacaaaatcacaactctctgaatttgAGCGCAATCTCTGCAGGATGGGTGCCACCACAtggggttttgaaggttgaataggagtTCTCCAGGGGGAAATTGAGagtaatcatgatgatgatgatgatgatgatgataatagccactatttactgagtgtttactctttcGTAGCCCTAATACATAACTCCTCGGATCATCTCTCATGGATTTGATCATTGGTGACCTTTGGTGTTAAGCTGCTGACTGCTCAGTCACAGAGGACaccaccttgctcatcctggggagtgggagggcacatttcacgatgtgcatgggggaggagagaaactggaacatgcaagcagatggccaggggaccttgaggacatggtctacggaaggcctttaagtatctgggagctggggttcaaatgagaaatcttacttggtgagagcaggcaggggttggcttcgaatgttctgttttgagataaagagctaccgatcacacggggagtataagcaaggttgaatgagaagcgatcaggatgctggagagttcagccctgggcggggagctcaagtcaggtttctagccctcttccctgtgccaacctatacccgacactgggaaagaaacagaccttaaaattgtccagcttgatggcatcgcgggaaagggactaagtccagataatgtcctccgaggctgcggcctcgggggcaggacacacctcctgcgggcctattcaataatcagttaaatcacctgaagcacacgcatttccggggagcgctccgggcaccctggcttgagggtagagtgggcggaggtccctaagggagaggtggggctcgggctgaatccctcgttgggggcaccagggtcaAGTGGCTAACCTGGCAGCCCAGTCACGGGGAGGCCCTCTCTCGTTGGGCAGAAGCTAAGTCCGAAGCCGCGCCCCTCCTGGGCGAGgaggttccacctcctaggttcctgtgattctcctgcctcagcccgagtagtgggacatcccacttgctcccgccgttctgtttaccacaggtgacaaccgccatggctgagaggcagggaggtcccccgaggaccgagcaaggctcggtctcccaaaaaaaaaaaaaagatacattgaagtaatttaaaaacacttaggaagatgtcatttcttcctaccaaggcgtcctccctttatggtttgttgttatatagggaacgataaaaagaaagtttttttggaggaggtcggcctcgaactcgaggctctcgcaccctcgcctccctgagggcccgaagGCCGGCGCAATGGGCCAGAGCCACAATGGCTCCTGGGGTCGGGGcttgtcctttcttccctttgaccttacgcagggtgagggagccaatcacaagaggctcacccctgacgtcacccagtccccagggccagtgagggccctgtgttccgtggcgccccctggagggaggaaggggaactgtatctgagagagagcagcccatTGGGTCCGCTGACTCCGGCCGGGTTCCCGCgccgcgtccaacacccctcactccctgtctccctcccccacggagactcaatttactttccatgtccacattcccagtgcttgcggaagatatcccgctaagagagagacatgtcaaaggtagggtacatccacatttccaggcaccaaagatggagatgttccaggaaagactgcagggcccctgggcaccttccacctccttccaggccatcactggcatgagaaggggcagaccagtgtgagctgtggaaggaggcctctttctggaggagcgtgacccccagtaagcttcaggtggggcagttcctgagggtggggatctgaaatgttggggtatctcaggtcctctgggctgtggggtgggctctgaaaggcaggtgtcggggtggtgggtcctgaataggagatgccgggaagggtctctgggtctttgtgggtggtgtaccacgcgggatgggaaggccaggactcggggctgcggtctcagacccgggtgaagcagtgtccttgccccaggggctgctgctgttgctgctgctgagcacgggcgggacatgggcatccaaggagccgcttcggccacggtgccgccccatcaatgccaccctggctgtcgagaaggagggctgccccgtgtgcatcaccgtcaacaccaccatctgtgccggctactgccccaccatggtgagctgcccggagccggggcaggtgctgccacctcagggccagacccacagaggcagccggggaggaagggtggtctgcctctctggtcaggggctgcggaacggggtgtgggagggcaggaacagagggcttcctggactcctgagtctgagacCGGTGGGGGCAGCCGGGGAGCTCAGCTGAGGCGCTGGCCCCAGGCACATGCTCATTCCCCCACTCACACGGCTTCCAGACCCgcgtgctgcagggggtcctgccgcccgtgcctcaggtggtgtgcaactaccgcgatgtgcgcttcgagtccatccggctccctggctgcccgcgCGGCGTGAACCCCGTGGTCTCCTACGCCGTGGCTCTCAGCTGTCAATGTGCACGCTGCCGCCGCAGCACCACTGACTGCGGGGGTCCCAAGGACCACCCCTTGACCTGTGATGACCcccgcttccaggcctcctcttcctcaaaggcccctccccccagccttccaagcccatcccgactcccggggccctcagacaccccgatcctcccacaataaaggcttctcaatccgcactctggaggtgtctttctgtgggctcagggcaaccacacacacacagggtgggtCCAGCTTCCAAACCACTTTATACAGAGTCACAGTACAGAACTCTGGTAGAAAACAAGgtggacggctgggcgcggtggctcacgcctgtaattgtcggaggctgcggtgggtggatcagctgaggtgaggggttccagaccagcctgaccaacatggagaaaccccatctctactaaaaatacaaaatatcgtcgggcgtggtggtgcatgcctatactcccaggtacttgggaggcttaggcaggagaatctcttgatcctaggaggcggaggttgcagtgagcaagatcccgccattgcgcttcagcctgggcaacaaaaacaaagctccatctcaaaaagtaataataataataataataataataataataataataatataacaattaaaaatgtttggccaggcgcagtggctcacgcctgcaatcccagcactttgggaggccgaggcgggtgcatcacctgagttcaggactttgagaccagcctggccaacatggtgaatccctgtctctactaaaaaaaatacaaaaattagctgggtgtggtggtgtgcgcctgtactcccagctactcgggagactgaggcaggacaattgcttgaacccaggaagcagagatgcagtgagccaagagcgcaccactgcactccagcctgggtgacagggcctgactccgtctcaaaaaaaaaaaataaataaataaaaataaaaaaataaaactagaaaatagtcAACTACTATTACTCAATAGCAACAGATGGTAAAATACAGGATCAGAGAAAGTAATGATTTGTGCCCggtcacacagccaacaaatggcagagatgggacttcacctctgggcaactgcactctgccatccttcctgtaGAACTCTAAGGAACCGAGAGTCTTGCATCCTGGAGGAtgttccaatcaatttttttttttttgagggggagtctcacttgtcgcccaggctggactgcagtggctcaatctcggctcactgcaagctccgcctcccgggttcacaccactctcctgcctcagcctccggagtagctgggactacaggcgcccgccaccacgcctggctaatttgttgtgttttttaatagagacggggtttccccgtgttaggcaggatggtcttgatctcctgacattgtgatctgcctgcctcggcctcccaaagtgctgggattacaggcatgagccactgcacctggcccaattttttttttttttttttttttttttttttgagatagagtctgagtctgtctggccaggctggagtacagtggcacaatcctggctcactgtagcgcctgcctcctgggttcaagtgactctcccgcctcagccttctgagtaactggaattacaagcgcctgccaccgtgccccgctaatttttgtatttttagtagagatgcagtttcacgacattggccagactggtctcaaactcccaacctccagtgatactcctgccctggcctcccagagtgctgggattataggggtgagacaccacgcctggccccaaacaAATTGCTTtaagacgaggtctccctatgtttccccactgcacttgaactcctgggctcaagcaatcctcctgctgtggctcctgagtagctgggactacagactcaagccaccacgcctggccacattcCACAATTTAGAGAAAGTCCACAACCTGGAATCCTAGGGAGACCCTGATTCACCTCAAAACTGCCACTAAGGAGGTAAAACCCTGCCCCTCAGAGGCAGGCTTCAGTTTCCCTGTGTGTGAAATTGACGTGGCGCTGGGAGAGGCTGGTGGAGGCGCGGATTTTGCAGTTTCCCTACAACATTCTGGAAGCCTGTGGTTCTGGGAAAGGGTGGcgtggagaagactgggaaacaaccagtggtcaccagagctgtagcacctcctccacctcggagctctggggctgggaaccccaggcttcggggcccctgtggaggacgcaggtggccccctctttcctgacatctcaggagagggagggacaaCCGGCTAGGGGAAGAAAAGCACAGGAAGGTTATACAGCCAGATGGGGAAGGGGCCAAATCCCTGAACAACCCCTTCCCAGAGTTCCTCTTCAAGTGCAGGGTACCCGAGAgtcaaggccccgccccctttccagaggccccttttctacccaggtgatgggtcctagctgggatgggaggcagatggacggaggggagggggggaggaggggaagggagaggcagtggatgaaGGAGGATGGAAGACATGACATCCCCCTCGGcccattcatcccattcaggtccccaagccgcgcccccctccgccccacctgcactgccagtgccaacgtcagagggaggaagggggagctcggcttagaaggctgaggccctgccacctgggccacacagatcatgtggccttccttctccccacagaaggccagaccatggacaccccctgagctggaggtcatcctccatctccaccctgttttctttttctttcttttttttttgcgatggagtctcgctctgtcgtggaggctggagtgcagtggcgcaatctctgctcactgcaagctccccctcctaggttcactccattctcctgtctcagcctcccaagtagcttggactacaggggcccgcgaccaagcccagataagtttttgtatttttagtagagacggggtttcaccgagttagccaggaaggtctcgatcccctgaccacatgatccgcccgcctcggcctcccaaagtggtgggattacaggagcgcagcaccacgcccagctaattttggtattatcagtagagatgtgatttcacagtgttggccaggctgctctcgaactcctgacctcaagtcatccacccgcctcagcctcccaaagtgctgggactacaggtgtgagccatagtgcctgacctgtagttgttgaatatttattcttaatctacaagttgggtgtgatgcaagtcctgtacatggagtcccccaaacttctagagcaagggcttccccataatcctggcaggcaggcctcccctggggttccaaacttctgtccccactgaagtgtttatcctcttctctaatcccagcctccttttccctgtttccatgtgctctgagagatgctcccgctcccccaggctccctctgcatccccctcattttcttcctccccactgtgtcaatggagtcctaacccccacccttgacattgtccccttttcctactacaaagtgggaccttcttttcccccgagtggtcctgtctaggggtgccgctgccgggccccctctgctcttcctgctggagactggggccttttgggagtcagcaggcacccgggccaaccgcagccagcgaggggtcagcgatacttcgccggcgagtcatcagggtgagctggccgtgtgcgatgcagtcactggctgggtgacagacccccggaccgctgtggacttggttgtgctcgaggtggaggcgttgggcgaggtgcctgcagctggcggcagttccctcctccaacacttctttgtcacctgcttcgaggccgataactctgaagaaggtggcccaggggtaGGTGGAGGGGCTGCCGCCGGGGTGTGGACCGGGGGGCACTGGGTGTCTGAGTGCAAGGCCAAGCAGTCCTATGTGCGGGCATTGACCGCTGATGCCCAGGGCCGTGTGGACTGGCGATGGATTCAAATTGGCACTACCTGTGTCTGCACACTCCTCAGCCGGACTGGCCGGGCctgagacttatacccaggaactggtcaggcagaaaaagaacagagctggatgctgagagacctcagggttggcccagctgctctacggaccccagttggggaactcatcaaatcatcacaaaatcacaactctctgaatttgAGCGCAATCTCTGCAGGATGGGTGCCACCACAtggggttttgaaggttgaataggagtTCTCCAGGGGGAAATTGAGagtaatcatgatgatgatgatgatgatgatgataatagccactatttactgagtgtttactctttcGTAGCCCTAATACATAACTCCTCGGATCATCTCTCATGGATTTGATCATTGGTGACCTTTGGTGTTAAGCTGCTGACTGCTCAGTCACAGAGGACaccaccttgctcatcctggggagtgggagggcacatttcacgatgtgcatgggggaggagagaaactggaacatgcaagcagatggccaggggaccttgaggacatggtctacggaaggcctttaagtatctgggagctggggttcaaatgagaaatcttacttggtgagagcaggcaggggttggcttcgaatgttctgttttgagataaagagctaccgatcacacggggagtataagcaaggttgaatgagaagcgatcaggatgctggagagttcagccctgggcggggagctcaagtcaggtttctagccctcttccctgtgccaacctatacccgacactgggaaagaaacagaccttaaaattgtccagcttgatggcatcgcgggaaagggactaagtccagataatgtcctccgaggctgcggcctcgggggcaggacacacctcctgcgggcctattcaataatcagttaaatcacctgaagcacacgcatttccggggagcgctccgggcaccctggcttgagggtagagtgggcggaggtccctaagggagaggtggggctcgggctgaatccctcgttgggggcaccagggtcaAGTGGCTAACCTGGCAGCCCAGTCACGGGGAGGCCCTCTCTCGTTGGGCAGAAGCTAAGTCCGAAGCCGCGCCCCTCCTGGGCGAGgaggttccacctcctaggttcctgtgattctcctgcctcagcccgagtagtgggacatcccacttgctcccgccgttctgtttaccacaggtgacaaccgccatggctgagaggcagggaggtcccccgaggaccgagcaaggctcggtctcccaaaaaaaaaaaaaagatacattgaagtaatttaaaaacacttaggaagatgtcatttcttcctaccaaggcgtcctccctttatggtttgttgttatatagggaacgataaaaagaaagtttttttggaggaggtcggcctcgaactcgaggctctcgcaccctcgcctccctgagggcccgaagGCCGGCGCAATGGGCCAGAGCCACAATGGCTCCTGGGGTCGGGGcttgtcctttcttccctttgaccttacgcagggtgagggagccaatcacaagaggctcacccctgacgtcacccagtccccagggccagtgagggccctgtgttccgtggcgccccctggagggaggaaggggaactgtatctgagagagagcagcccatTGGGTCCGCTGACTCCGGCCGGGTTCCCGCgccgcgtccaacacccctcactccctgtctccctcccccacggagactcaatttactttccatgtccacattcccagtgcttgcggaagatatcccgctaagagagagacatgtcaaaggtagggtacatccacatttccaggcaccaaagatggagatgttccaggaaagactgcagggcccctgggcaccttccacctccttccaggccatcactggcatgagaaggggcagaccagtgtgagctgtggaaggaggcctctttctggaggagcgtgacccccagtaagcttcaggtggggcagttcctgagggtggggatctgaaatgttggggtatctcaggtcctctgggctgtggggtgggctctgaaaggcaggtgtcggggtggtgggtcctgaataggagatgccgggaagggtctctgggtctttgtgggtggtgtaccacgcgggatgggaaggccaggactcggggctgcggtctcagacccgggtgaagcagtgtccttgccccaggggctgctgctgttgctgctgctgagcatgggcgggacatgggcatccaaggagccgcttcggccacggtgccgccccatcaatgccaccctggctgtcgagaaggagggctgccccgtgtgcatcaccgtcaacaccaccatctgtgccggctactgccccaccatggtgagctgcccggagccggggcaggtgctgccacctcagggccagacccacagaggcagccggggaggaagggtggtctgcctctctggtcaggggctgcggaatggggtgtgggagggcaggaacagagggcttcctggactcctgagtctgagacCGGTGGGGGCAGCCGGGGAGCTCAGCTGAGGCGCTGGCCCCAGGCACATGCTCATTCCCCCACTCACACGGCTTCCAGACCCgcgtgctgcagggggtcctgccgcccgtgcctcaggtggtgtgcaactaccgcgatgtgcgcttcgagtccatccggctccctggctgcccgcgCGGCGTGAACCCCGTGGTCTCCTACGCCGTGGCTCTCAGCTGTCAATGTGCACGCTGCCGCCGCAGCACCACTGACTGCGGGGGTCCCAAGGACCACCCCTTGACCTGTGATGACCcccgcttccaggcctcctcttcctcaaaggcccctccccccagccttccaagcccatcccgactcccggggccctcagacaccccgatcctcccacaataaaggcttctcaatccgcactctggaggtgtctttctgtgggctcagggcaaccacacacacacagggtgggtCCAGCTTCCAAACCACTTTATACAGAGTCACAGTACAGAACTCTGGTAGAAAACAAGgtggacggctgggcgcggtggctcacgcctgtaattgtcggaggctgcggtgggtggatcagctgaggtgaggggttccagaccagcctgaccaacatggagaaaccccatctctactaaaaatacaaaatatcgtcgggcgtggtggtgcatgcctatactcccaggtacttgggaggcttaggcaggagaatctcttgatcctaggaggcggaggttgcagtgagcaagatcccgccattgcgcttcagcctgggcaacaaaaacaaagctccatctcaaaaagtaataataataataataataataataataataataataatataacaattaaaaatgtttggccaggcgcagtggctcacgcctgcaatcccagcactttgggaggccgaggcgggtgcatcacctgagttcaggactttgagaccagcctggccaacatggtgaatccctgtctctactaaaaaaaatacaaaaattagctgggtgtggtggtgtgcgcctgtactcccagctactcgggagactgaggcaggacaattgcttgaacccaggaagcagagatgcagtgagccaagagcgcaccactgcactccagcctgggtgacagggcctgactccgtctcaaaaaaaaaaaataaataaataaaaataaaaaaataaaactagaaaatagtcAACTACTATTACTCAATAGCAACAGATGGTAAAATACAGGATCAGAGAAAGTAATGATTTGTGCCCggtcacacagccaacaaatggcagagatgggacttcacctctgggcaactgcactctgccatccttcctgtaGAACTCTAAGGAACCGAGAGTCTTGCATCCTGGAGGAtgttccaatcaatttttttttttttgagggggagtctcacttgtcgcccaggctggactgcagtggctcaatctcggctcactgcaagctccgcctcccgggttcacaccactctcctgcctcagcctccggagtagctgggactacaggcgcccgccaccacgcctggctaatttgttgtgttttttaatagagacggggtttccccgtgttaggcaggatggtcttgatctcctgacattgtgatctgcctgcctcggcctcccaaagtgctgggattacaggcatgagccactgcacctggcccaattttttttttttttttttttttttttttttttttttttgagatagagtctgagtctgtctggccaggctggagtacagtggcacaatcctggctcactgtagcgcctgcctcctgggttcaagtgactctcccgcctcagccttctgagtaactggaattacaagcgcctgccaccgtgccccgctaatttttgtatttttagtagagatgcagtttcacgacattggccagactggtctcaaactcccaacctccagtgatactcctgccctggcctcccagagtgctgggattataggggtgagacaccacgcctggccccaaacaAATTGCTTtaagacgaggtctccctatgtttccccactgcacttgaactcctgggctcaagcaatcctcctgctgtggctcctgagtagctgggactacagactcaagccaccacgcctggccacattcCACAATTTAGAGAAAGTCCACAACCTGGAATCCTAGGGAGACCCTGATTCACCTCAAAACTGCCACTAAGGAGGTAAAACCCTGCCCCTCAGAGGCAGGCTTCAGTTTCCCTGTGTGTGAAATTGACGTGGCGCTGGGAGAGGCTGGTGGAGGCGCGGATTTTGCAGTTTCCCTACAACATTCTGGAAGCCTGTGGTTCTGGGAAAGGGTGGcgtggagaagactgggaaacaaccagtggtcaccagagctgtagcacctcctccacctcggagctctggggctgggaaccccaggcttcggggcccctgtggaggacgcaggtggccccctctttcctgacatctcaggagagggagggacaaCCGGCTAGGGGAAGAAAAGCACAGGAAGGTTATACAGCCAGATGGGGAAGGGGCCAAATCCCTGAACAACCCCTTCCCAGAGTTCCTCTTCAAGTGCAGGGTACCCGAGAgtcaaggccccgccccctttccagaggccccttttctacccaggtgatgggtcctagctgggatgggaggcagatggacggaggggagggggggaggaggggaagggagaggcagtggatgaaGGAGGATGGAAGACATGACATCCCCCTCGGcccattcatcccattcaggtccccaagccgcgcccccctccgccccacctgcactgccagtgccaacgtcagagggaggaagggggagctcggcttagaaggctgaggccctgccacctgggccacacagatcatgtggccttccttctccccacagaaggccagaccatggacaccccctgagctggaggtcatcctccatctccaccctgttttctttttctttcttttttttttgcgatggagtctcgctctgtcgtggaggctggagtgcagtggcgcaatctctgctcactgcaagctccccctcctaggttcactccattctcctgtctcagcctcccaagtagcttggactacaggggcccgcgaccaagcccagataagtttttgtatttttagtagagacggggtttcaccgagttagccaggaaggtctcgatcccctgaccacatgatccgcccgcctcggcctcccaaagtggtgggattacaggagcgcagcaccacgcccagctaattttggtattatcagtagagatgtgatttcacagtgttggccaggctgctctcgaactcctgacctcaagtcatccacccgcctcagcctcccaaagtgctgggactacaggtgtgagccatagtgcctgacctgtagttgttgaatatttattcttaatctacaagttgggtgtgatgcaagtcctgtacatggagtcccccaaacttctagagcaagggcttccccataatcctggcaggcaggcctcccctggggttccaaacttctgtccccactgaagtgtttatcctcttctctaatcccagcctccttttccctgtttccatgtgctctgagagatgctcccgctcccccaggctccctctgcatccccctcattttcttcctccccactgtgtcaatggagtcctaacccccacccttgacattgtccccttttcctactacaaagtgggaccttcttttcccccgagtggtcctgtctaggggtgccgctgccgggccccctctgctcttcctgctggagactggggccttttgggagtcagcaggcacccgggccaaccgcagccagcgaggggtcagcgatacttcgccggcgagtcatcagggtgagctggccgtgtgcgatgcagtcactggctgggtgacagacccccggaccgctgtggacttggttgtgctcgaggtggaggcgttgggcgaggtgcctgcagctggcggcagttccctcctccaacacttctttgtcacctgcttcgaggccgataactctgaagaaggtggcccaggggtaGGTGGAGGGGCTGCCGCCGGGGTGTGGACCGGGGGGCACTGGGTGTCTGAGTGCAAGGCCAAGCAGTCCTATGTGCGGGCATTGACCGCTGATGCCCAGGGCCGTGTGGACTGGCGATGGATTCAAATTGGCACTACCTGTGTCTGCACACTCCTCAGCCGGACTGGCCGGGCctgagacttatacccaggaactggtcaggcagaaaaagaacagagctggatgctgagagacctcagggttggcccagctgctctacggaccccagttggggaactcatcaaatcatcacaaaatcacaactctctgaatttgAGCGCAATCTCTGCAGGATGGGTG from Gorilla gorilla gorilla isolate KB3781 chromosome 20, NHGRI_mGorGor1-v2.1_pri, whole genome shotgun sequence encodes:
- the LOC129528615 gene encoding choriogonadotropin subunit beta variant 2-like isoform X2; translated protein: MGGTWASKEPLRPRCRPINATLAVEKEGCPVCITVNTTICAGYCPTMTRVLQGVLPPVPQVVCNYRDVRFESIRLPGCPRGVNPVVSYAVALSCQCARCRRSTTDCGGPKDHPLTCDDPRFQASSSSKAPPPSLPSPSRLPGPSDTPILPQ
- the LOC129528615 gene encoding choriogonadotropin subunit beta variant 2-like isoform X1; translation: MSKGLLLLLLLSMGGTWASKEPLRPRCRPINATLAVEKEGCPVCITVNTTICAGYCPTMTRVLQGVLPPVPQVVCNYRDVRFESIRLPGCPRGVNPVVSYAVALSCQCARCRRSTTDCGGPKDHPLTCDDPRFQASSSSKAPPPSLPSPSRLPGPSDTPILPQ
- the LOC129528614 gene encoding choriogonadotropin subunit beta variant 2-like, translating into MSKGLLLLLLLSTGGTWASKEPLRPRCRPINATLAVEKEGCPVCITVNTTICAGYCPTMTRVLQGVLPPVPQVVCNYRDVRFESIRLPGCPRGVNPVVSYAVALSCQCARCRRSTTDCGGPKDHPLTCDDPRFQASSSSKAPPPSLPSPSRLPGPSDTPILPQ